In a single window of the Pedococcus dokdonensis genome:
- the cpaB gene encoding Flp pilus assembly protein CpaB, whose protein sequence is MGRRIVAILAAAVVALVGVTAVLLYARGADARAVASQQPANVYVVKSLVPSGTTLKDAVQSGLIVKTSVASKGVPLGALSGVDGSNGGLFALSDIQPGEYVLSDRFGVKPVGTKAIEVPAGQVAVSISLSDPARVGTFLTPGSHVVLFDSFDPVVSAADSASTKGETGTQTRVLLEDVLVIAMGEASLTPAAPAATGEDGEAAPAPVAGALLTVAVTPADAVRLVHGIQTGRLYAALRGTDAKVDLGKVVSGVSLFSTK, encoded by the coding sequence ATGGGACGCAGAATCGTCGCCATCCTTGCGGCAGCCGTCGTCGCCCTGGTGGGCGTCACGGCCGTGCTGCTGTATGCCCGCGGAGCCGACGCGCGGGCAGTGGCCTCCCAGCAGCCCGCCAACGTCTACGTCGTGAAGTCGCTGGTCCCCTCCGGGACGACGCTCAAGGACGCCGTGCAGAGCGGGCTGATCGTCAAGACCTCGGTCGCCTCCAAGGGTGTGCCGCTGGGCGCCCTCTCCGGCGTCGACGGCAGCAACGGCGGGCTCTTCGCGCTCTCCGACATCCAGCCCGGTGAGTACGTGCTCAGCGACCGCTTCGGCGTGAAGCCCGTGGGCACCAAGGCGATCGAGGTGCCGGCCGGCCAGGTGGCCGTCAGCATCTCGCTGTCCGACCCCGCCCGGGTCGGCACCTTCCTCACCCCGGGGTCGCACGTCGTCCTGTTCGACTCGTTCGACCCGGTGGTCTCCGCCGCCGACTCCGCCAGCACCAAGGGCGAGACCGGCACCCAGACGCGGGTCCTGCTCGAGGACGTCCTGGTCATCGCGATGGGCGAGGCCTCCCTCACCCCGGCCGCCCCGGCGGCGACGGGCGAGGACGGCGAGGCCGCTCCGGCCCCGGTCGCCGGCGCCCTGCTCACCGTGGCCGTGACCCCGGCCGACGCGGTCCGCCTCGTGCACGGCATCCAGACCGGGCGGCTCTACGCCGCACTCCGTGGGACCGACGCCAAGGTCGACCTCGGTAAGGTCGTCTCCGGAGTCTCCCTCTTCTCGACCAAGTAA
- a CDS encoding Flp family type IVb pilin → MNATRRRGLADRRSRARAALLAPARTRGRSRRQELGATSVEYAIMVSLIALVIVAAVTVFGTNAVHLFEVPSSAFHL, encoded by the coding sequence GTGAACGCAACCAGACGTCGCGGCCTCGCTGATCGTCGTTCGCGGGCACGTGCGGCTCTCCTGGCCCCGGCCCGAACCCGTGGTCGCAGTCGCCGGCAAGAGCTCGGCGCCACCTCCGTCGAGTACGCGATCATGGTCAGCCTCATCGCCCTGGTCATCGTCGCCGCCGTCACCGTCTTCGGCACGAACGCCGTCCACCTCTTCGAGGTGCCGAGCAGTGCCTTCCACCTTTAA
- a CDS encoding Flp family type IVb pilin, whose translation MLKFVAKLQNHMATRERGATAVEYGLMVALIAIVIIVAVSVLGTNLSGLFQKTATSV comes from the coding sequence ATGCTCAAGTTCGTTGCGAAGCTCCAGAACCACATGGCCACCCGCGAGCGCGGCGCCACCGCCGTCGAGTACGGCCTCATGGTCGCCCTCATCGCCATCGTCATCATCGTTGCGGTGTCCGTCCTCGGCACCAACCTGAGCGGCCTGTTCCAGAAGACCGCCACCAGCGTCTGA